In Verrucomicrobiota bacterium, the DNA window TGGTCGACGAGGCCGAGGCCGCCGCTGATCGCGTCCTCGTCGTAGTGGTAGGCGTACGAGGTGATGACCGGCCCGCCGAGCGACTTGGCGTTGACCAGGTTGGTCAGGCGGCCCAGATCGTCGTATTCGAGCGTGGTGACCGTCCCGTTGGGCAGTGTGACCTTGACCATTGCGCCCGTGTCCTGGTCGTAGTCGATTGCCGTGACCTTCGAGCCGCTCGCGGGCATGTTGTCCGTGATCGTCGTAAGCCGGCCGACATCGTCGTAGGCGTAGTCGATGTCATACCCGGCGTCATAGCCCGGGTACCGCCACGCCGTAATCTTACCTGATTCATTGTAGGCGTCAATGTTTATCGTCTTGCCCCACACGTCGGTCAACGACGCCAGCCGGCCGAAGCTGTCGTAGGTGTACTCGACATCGAGCGCGCCCTGGGCCACCTGCTGCAGCCGCCCCGTCGTCGAGTTGTACGTGTAGGTGATGTCGCTGTCGCTCGGGAAGTCGATCTCGCGCAGCCGGCCCGCGTAGACCGCGTTGTCGTCGTAGGACTTGTATTCAACCGTCACGTCGCGTGCGTCGGTCACCTTCCACGTCGAGCCGTCGGGGTAGTAGTCGTAGTCGGTCTCGATCCAGGTGCCCGGATCGCCGCTCGCCGTGCGCACGCGCTTGGTCTCGAGCCGCCCGTAGTCGTCGTAGACGTACTGCACCTCGCTGTCGCCGCCGGTATCGCCGTCGCCATTGCACACGCTCGTCGAAGCGCCGGTCAGGTCGTAGTCGTAGGGGATGTGGGACAGCTACTCCTCCGCGGGCGAGAACTGGTCCTTGCCCACCCCGCACTCGGGGCAGACCCAGTCGGCCGGCAGGTCGTCGAACGCGGTGCCTGGAGGAATGCCGCCGTCGGGATCGCCCTCGGCCGGGTCGTAGATGTAGCCACACACGTCGCACACGTATTTCTGCATGCCCAACCTCCTCGATTCATCGTGCCGGGGACCGCGGCGCCGTTTCAGGCGTCACTGCGAGTGCGACTCGCGACACTCGCTTGAGCCAAAGAATGCCGCATTCCCCAAGCTTCGTCAAGTCAAGCAGATGGCTTCCCTAGTCGAGCGAAGCGCGCCGCAGGCGCAGGGCGTTGGCGATAACGGAGACGGAGCTGAAGCTCATCGCGGCGGCGGCGATCATCGGGCTGAGCAGGATGCCGAAGACCGGGTAAAGCGCGCCGGCCGCAATCGGGACGCCGACGGCGTTGTAGAACAGCGCGAAGAACAGGTTCTGCCGGATATTGCGCATCGTGGCCCGGCTGAGCCGCCGGGCGCGCACGATGCCGCGCAGGTCGCCACGCACGAGCGTCACCGCGGCGCTCTCCATGGCGACGTCGGCGCCCGTGCCCATGGCGATGCCGATATCGGCTTGGGCGAGCGCGGGTGCGTCATTGATCCCGTCGCCGGCCATCGCGACGACGCGACCGGCGGCCTGGAGCTGCTTGACCACTTCGCCCTTCCGGTCGGGCAACATGTCGGCTTGAACTTCGTCAATGCCGAGTTCGCCGGCCACCGCGTGGGCCGTGATCCGCGTGTCGCCGGTGAGCATGACGATATGGATGCCTTCGTCGTGCAGGCGCCGGATCGCTTCGGGCGTAGTCGCCTTGATCCGGTCGGCGACACCGATGAGCCCTGTGACCCGTTCCTCAACGGCAAGGTACATGACCGTCTGTCCCTTCTGCCGTTGCACGCGCGCGGACTCGGTCAGGGAACCAGCGTCGATGCCAAGCGTCTCGAGCAGCGCGTCGTTGCCGACGGCGACGCGTTGCCCGTCGATGCGGCCCTGAATGCCCTTGCCCGTGCGGGACTCAAAATCGGTGACGGAGGGAATCTTGACGCCGCGCCTTTCGGCCTCTTCGACGATGGCCGCAGCCAGCGGGTGCTCGCTGCCGCGCTCGACGCCTGCGGCGAGTCGAATCACTTCGGCCTCGTCGAAGCCGTCCGCGGCCTGGACGGCGACGACGTGCGGCGTCCCCTCGGTCAGCGTGCCCGTCTTGTCCACGACAAGCGTGTCGACCTGTTCCATCCGCTCGAGCACGGCAGCGTCCTTGACGAGCACGCCGGCCTTCGCGCCACGGCCGGTGCCGACCATGACCGAGAGCGGCGTCGCCAGACCCAACGCGCACGGGCACGCGATGATGAGCACGGAGACGGCAGCGATGATGGCATATGCCATACGCGGGCTCGGTCCAACGACAGCCCACACGATGAACGCGACGACGGCTCCGGTCACGACGGCCGGCACGAACCAGGACGCCACGACATCGGCCACACGTTGGATGGGCGCGCGGCTGCGCTGCGCCGCGGCGACCATCTCGACGATCTTGGCGAGCAACGTGTCGGCGCCGACGCGCTGGGCCTCCATGACGAACGTGCCGGTACCGTTGACCGTACCGCCGGTGACCGGATCGCCGGCGGCTTTCTCGACGGGCACCGGCTCGCCCGTGATCGAGGATTCGTCCACGGCGCTGTGGCCTTCGACAATGATACCGTCTACAGGCACCTTGCCGCCCGGCCGGACGCGCAGCCGGTCGCCGGGCACGACCTGCTCGATGGGCACGGTCCGATCGCTTCCGTCATCGTTGACGAGGCGGGCCTCGTTCGGCGCGAGCTCGAGCAGCTCGCGGATGGCGCTGCTCGTGCGACGGCGGGCGCGCAGCTCGAGCACTTGGCCGAGCAAGACGAGCGTGATGATGACGGCAGCCGCCTCGAAGTAGACGCCGACGTGGCCATCGGCATCGCGGAATGACGCGGGGAATATGCCGGGGGCGATCGTGGCAACGACGCTGTAGGCGTAGGCGACACCGGTACCCAACGCAATAAGCGTGAACATGTTGAGGCTTCGGTTGACGATCGAGCGCCAGCCGCGCGCGAAGATCGGTGCGCCAGCCCACACGACGACGAGACCGGCAAGCGCAAGCTCGGTCCATGAGGCGGCCGTCCGGCCGAGGAAGTCGTAGAGCGCGGACCCCACGATGACGTGGGACATGGCAATCACGAAGACGGGCACGGTGAGGACCAGTGCGACCCAGAACCGGCGCGTCATAGACGTCAGCTCGGGA includes these proteins:
- a CDS encoding rubredoxin encodes the protein MQKYVCDVCGYIYDPAEGDPDGGIPPGTAFDDLPADWVCPECGVGKDQFSPAEE
- a CDS encoding heavy metal translocating P-type ATPase; the encoded protein is MPVAEATEGSVMDRSRHQEAPRTPGGTARDPVCGMKVDISAAAGVTEHAGHRYFFCSMHCKERFEADPGRYLDVAGPSRPAASEAQQAGTYTCPMHPEVKQAGPGACPKCGMALEPLVAGGEMEADPELTSMTRRFWVALVLTVPVFVIAMSHVIVGSALYDFLGRTAASWTELALAGLVVVWAGAPIFARGWRSIVNRSLNMFTLIALGTGVAYAYSVVATIAPGIFPASFRDADGHVGVYFEAAAVIITLVLLGQVLELRARRRTSSAIRELLELAPNEARLVNDDGSDRTVPIEQVVPGDRLRVRPGGKVPVDGIIVEGHSAVDESSITGEPVPVEKAAGDPVTGGTVNGTGTFVMEAQRVGADTLLAKIVEMVAAAQRSRAPIQRVADVVASWFVPAVVTGAVVAFIVWAVVGPSPRMAYAIIAAVSVLIIACPCALGLATPLSVMVGTGRGAKAGVLVKDAAVLERMEQVDTLVVDKTGTLTEGTPHVVAVQAADGFDEAEVIRLAAGVERGSEHPLAAAIVEEAERRGVKIPSVTDFESRTGKGIQGRIDGQRVAVGNDALLETLGIDAGSLTESARVQRQKGQTVMYLAVEERVTGLIGVADRIKATTPEAIRRLHDEGIHIVMLTGDTRITAHAVAGELGIDEVQADMLPDRKGEVVKQLQAAGRVVAMAGDGINDAPALAQADIGIAMGTGADVAMESAAVTLVRGDLRGIVRARRLSRATMRNIRQNLFFALFYNAVGVPIAAGALYPVFGILLSPMIAAAAMSFSSVSVIANALRLRRASLD